The nucleotide window GGGGCTGAACTGACTATTGACCGTGACTATAAAGGGGCCGCCTTTATTTTCACATTCTCACTAAATTAGTAATACAGCATAATAATCTGAACATTCTCTACCTTTATAAAGTCGCTTAAATCAATACCGATTGATAGTAAATCACATATAGTCCTGCCAGAACTAACAACCCTCCGGTAATGCGCTCCATATGGGGAAGGATTTTCCGCAGATATTTCATCAAAAAGTCTTTTGCAAAAGTGGAGAGTAAAATAGTTCCGATCATCATGCCGCTAATACCCACAAAATAGGCACCGATATACGAAGTACCCAGCCAAAGCGACGGTGCAGCCATTGCCTGTGTAGCAACAACTAAAAATAGGGGAAATAAACAGCCCAGTGCACCGATGGCATAGGCTATTCCAAACACAAACGCTTCCACTGCTTCCGTTTTATGCGATGGATTATTCATGTTGATTGAAAAGGAAATATCCTTGCCCCAAACCATGGCTATACCCATGATGATCAACACTCCGCCCATCCCTATGGTGATCCA belongs to Fodinibius sp. Rm-B-1B1-1 and includes:
- a CDS encoding cytochrome c biogenesis CcdA family protein — encoded protein: MEFIYFSFLQGVFAFLAPCAVALLPGYIVAFIGRNSQKDPAVTKRLYRGLKLALLSILGIMGVYVIAGGLIIVAAQVLKDYMKWITIGMGGVLIIMGIAMVWGKDISFSINMNNPSHKTEAVEAFVFGIAYAIGALGCLFPLFLVVATQAMAAPSLWLGTSYIGAYFVGISGMMIGTILLSTFAKDFLMKYLRKILPHMERITGGLLVLAGLYVIYYQSVLI